In Gammaproteobacteria bacterium, the DNA window TTTTTTAAAATCAAATTATTTGCAAAGGTGTTTGTTTATGCGTACTACCCGCTACTTATTAGCCACCCAAAAAGAAACCCCCAATGATGCTGAGATCATTAGCCACCAGTTAATGATCCGTGCTGGTATGGTACGTCGTTTAGCATCGGGCTTATATACTTGGTTGCCTTCTGGCTTACGAGTAATGCAAAAGGTCGCTAACATTGTACGCCAGGAAATGGACCGTGCCGGCTCAGTAGAAGTATTGATGCCAATGGTACAACCTGCCGATTTATGGGACGAAACAGGTCGTATTGATCAATTTGGTCCTGAGTTATTACGGATAAAAGATCGCCACAACCGTCCGTTCGTATTAGGCCCAACTCATGAAGAAGTCATTACTGAACTGGTTCGCAAAGAATTAAAAAGCTATAAGCAACTACCGCTTAATTTGTTTCAAATTCAGAGCAAATTCCGTGATGAAGTGCGTCCTCGTTTTGGCGTAATGCGCGCACGCGAATTTATGATGAAAGACGCTTATTCATTCCATTTGTCTGATGAGTGTATGGAAAAGACCTACCAAGAAATGTTCACGGCTTACTGCCGCATTTTTGACCGCCTAGGTTTAGATTACCGTCCAGTACTTGCCGACAGTGGCAGCATTGGTGGCGCGCTATCGCATGAGTTCCATGTATTAGCCGAGTCTGGTGAAGATGCAATTGTCTTTAGTGACGGTTCTGATTATGCCGCTAACATCGAAAAAGCCGAAGCGCTTGCGCCTACTGGCGAACGCCCTGCACCACAGCAAGAGCTGACTGCGATAGACACACCTAATGTTAAAACTATCGACGATGTCGCTACTTTATTAGCTGTTGATCCTACGTCGACCGTGAAAACTCTAATCGTTAAAGGTGTTGATGGCGATAAAGCTATTATCGTCGCGCTAGTATTACGTGGTGATCATGAGCTAAACGAAGTGAAAGCTGAAAAGCACCCGCAAATTGCTGTGCCTTTTGAGTTTGCCACCGAAGAAGAAATTCTTAGTGCAACGGGTACTAAACCTGGCTCTATCGGCCCGGTTAAATTAGATATTCC includes these proteins:
- a CDS encoding proline--tRNA ligase gives rise to the protein MRTTRYLLATQKETPNDAEIISHQLMIRAGMVRRLASGLYTWLPSGLRVMQKVANIVRQEMDRAGSVEVLMPMVQPADLWDETGRIDQFGPELLRIKDRHNRPFVLGPTHEEVITELVRKELKSYKQLPLNLFQIQSKFRDEVRPRFGVMRAREFMMKDAYSFHLSDECMEKTYQEMFTAYCRIFDRLGLDYRPVLADSGSIGGALSHEFHVLAESGEDAIVFSDGSDYAANIEKAEALAPTGERPAPQQELTAIDTPNVKTIDDVATLLAVDPTSTVKTLIVKGVDGDKAIIVALVLRGDHELNEVKAEKHPQIAVPFEFATEEEILSATGTKPGSIGPVKLDIPVIVDRSAAHLADFVCGANKDDVHFTGANWDRDVTDYQVADLRSVVAGDPSPCGQGKLEIKRGIEVGHIFQLGNKYAQAMNAGVLNEQGKHQILNMGCYGVGVSRIVAAAIEQNHDDNGIIWPAEIAPFKVVIVPMNMHKSAAVADAAASLYEQLQDAGIEVLFDDRKERAGVMFADMELIGIPHTVVIGQRSLDNGLLEYKSRKTGVKEEVAIEQMVDFIKAKLV